From Verrucomicrobiota bacterium, a single genomic window includes:
- a CDS encoding PD-(D/E)XK nuclease family protein: MQTRFLLGPAGSGKTFRCLAEIRAALRASQEGDPLIFLAPKQATFQLERQLLADPSLPGYTRLSILSFERLADFVLEQLHRPPPSLLTDEGRLMVLRALLSQKRSELKLFRASARLPGFAQQLNRLLRELQRYHLTADRLEKLAQQVGSHESLRDKLHDLALLLRAYLDWLKAHGLQDGDCLLDVATEALASDKSPLRIQNLWLDGFAEMTPQELDLLAGVLPRCERATLAFCLENESTQSVSWLSPWSVVSQTFSNCFAELKAIPNCDVTVEVLDRQPAQSRFAASPVLQHLEKCWAKPEPFPGGTTSTSSLTASADKEQIGDAVERVPPPPEDALRMVACANPEAEATFAAREILRHVRDRNGRFRDCAVLLRSLKGYDDLLRRVFTRYEIPFFLDRREPVAHHPLAELTRFALRTVAFDWKQEDWFGALKTGLVHDDEEAIDRLENEALAYGWKGEVWLQPLVVPKESKPAGDRERLREKIVPPLEQLAKRTGTPLAGAELAVVLREFWRQLGIEQRLEAWAAAADPASDLRLPTSVHATVWDQLQAWLENLERAFPTEALPLRDWLPILEAGLANLTVGIIPPSLDQVLIGTVDRSRNPDLQFVLLLGMNESVFPAVPAPDNLLTDSEREILAQHQATLGLSQRMQLGHERYYGYIACTRARQRLLLTFSERDANDKPLNPSPFIGHLQRLFSKLEIEADAAVRDWTASEHVSELIAPLVRFQISNSEFQIADSIPALAPIAERLRHLRVVDKSESLSPELAERLYGPVLRTSVSRLEQFAACPFKFFVNSGMRAEERKLFEVDARERGSFQHEVLARFHEAVRAQNREWRDLSPQESSDLIGRIAEELAADFRDGLFKVDDKSLFTAQALTVALQKFISTIIAWMQHYEFNPRAVELAFGESGAPLPAWEIDLGDGHRMAFRGKIDRVDLAVNRERDEALCVVMDYKSGAKKIDPVLLANGIQIQLPAYLAALRQLADPRPVFGVARLIPAGVFYVNLRGQYERGQSRREVLEAADAARQRAYRHAGRFSLDALPLLDRGYREKPSGQFNFKLKKDNQSSKQIKDLLEAGEFSALLDGVEEQLRAMGQKIFEGVAEVKPYRKGSETACDQCDYRAICRIDPWTDEFRTLRLSEM, translated from the coding sequence GTGCAAACGCGCTTCCTCCTCGGCCCGGCTGGCAGCGGCAAGACGTTCCGTTGTCTTGCTGAGATTCGCGCGGCGTTGCGAGCATCGCAGGAAGGCGACCCGCTGATTTTTCTCGCGCCCAAACAGGCCACGTTTCAATTGGAGCGGCAGTTGTTGGCCGACCCGTCGCTGCCCGGCTACACGCGGCTGAGCATTTTGTCGTTTGAACGACTGGCCGATTTTGTTCTCGAACAACTGCATCGACCCCCGCCCAGCCTTTTGACCGACGAGGGGCGATTGATGGTGCTCCGCGCTCTGTTGTCACAAAAGCGGAGCGAACTGAAACTGTTCCGTGCCTCGGCGCGCTTGCCGGGCTTTGCGCAACAGCTCAATCGACTCCTGCGCGAGTTGCAACGGTATCATCTGACGGCGGATCGTCTGGAGAAACTCGCTCAACAAGTCGGCAGCCACGAATCGCTCCGAGACAAACTGCATGATCTGGCGTTGTTGCTGCGAGCGTATCTCGACTGGCTGAAAGCGCACGGTTTGCAGGATGGCGATTGCTTGCTGGACGTTGCGACCGAGGCGCTGGCGTCCGACAAATCTCCACTCCGCATTCAGAACCTGTGGCTGGATGGATTCGCCGAGATGACCCCGCAGGAACTGGATTTGCTCGCCGGCGTTTTGCCGCGTTGTGAGCGGGCGACGCTGGCTTTCTGTCTGGAAAACGAATCGACTCAGAGCGTCTCGTGGCTTTCGCCTTGGTCGGTCGTAAGCCAGACGTTTAGCAATTGCTTTGCGGAATTGAAGGCCATTCCGAACTGCGACGTGACGGTTGAAGTTCTGGACCGACAACCTGCCCAAAGCCGCTTCGCAGCCAGTCCGGTATTGCAACACTTAGAAAAATGTTGGGCGAAGCCTGAACCCTTTCCAGGAGGAACGACTTCCACGTCGTCCCTGACCGCCTCAGCAGATAAAGAACAAATTGGCGACGCAGTGGAACGCGTCCCTCCCCCACCGGAGGACGCGCTCCGCATGGTCGCGTGCGCGAATCCCGAAGCCGAGGCCACGTTCGCCGCGCGCGAGATTTTGCGGCACGTCCGTGACCGCAACGGGCGATTCCGCGATTGCGCCGTCCTGCTGCGTTCGCTGAAAGGCTACGACGATTTGCTGCGGCGCGTGTTCACCCGCTACGAGATTCCTTTCTTCCTCGACCGACGTGAACCGGTGGCGCATCACCCGCTCGCCGAGCTGACACGCTTTGCGTTGCGCACCGTTGCGTTCGACTGGAAACAGGAGGATTGGTTTGGCGCGTTGAAGACCGGCCTGGTGCATGACGACGAGGAAGCCATCGACCGGCTGGAGAACGAGGCGCTGGCTTATGGCTGGAAGGGCGAGGTCTGGTTGCAACCGTTGGTCGTTCCCAAAGAGTCAAAGCCGGCCGGAGACCGGGAACGATTGAGGGAAAAAATAGTTCCACCGTTGGAACAACTGGCTAAGCGAACCGGCACTCCGTTGGCCGGCGCGGAACTCGCCGTGGTGTTACGTGAGTTTTGGCGGCAGCTTGGAATCGAGCAACGCTTGGAAGCGTGGGCCGCTGCCGCCGATCCGGCCTCCGACCTCCGGCTTCCGACTTCCGTGCATGCGACGGTCTGGGATCAGCTGCAAGCATGGCTGGAAAATCTAGAGCGCGCATTTCCAACCGAGGCGCTGCCGTTGCGCGATTGGCTGCCGATTTTGGAAGCCGGGCTGGCGAATCTCACCGTGGGCATCATTCCACCGTCGCTGGACCAGGTGTTGATCGGCACCGTGGACCGCTCGCGCAATCCCGATTTGCAATTCGTGCTGTTGCTGGGCATGAACGAGTCGGTTTTCCCCGCCGTGCCGGCACCGGACAACCTCCTCACCGACTCCGAACGCGAAATCCTGGCGCAGCATCAGGCGACTCTCGGACTCAGCCAGCGGATGCAACTCGGCCATGAGCGCTATTACGGCTACATCGCCTGCACCCGTGCGCGCCAGCGTCTCCTGCTCACATTTTCCGAGCGCGATGCGAATGACAAACCACTCAACCCGTCGCCGTTCATCGGGCATCTGCAACGGCTCTTCTCAAAACTGGAGATCGAAGCCGATGCTGCGGTTCGAGATTGGACGGCAAGCGAGCATGTCAGTGAATTGATCGCGCCGCTGGTAAGATTTCAAATTTCGAATTCAGAATTTCAAATTGCGGATTCGATTCCGGCGCTCGCTCCTATCGCGGAGCGGTTGCGACATTTACGGGTCGTTGACAAGAGTGAGTCGTTGTCGCCGGAACTTGCGGAGAGGCTTTATGGGCCGGTGTTGCGCACCTCGGTGAGCCGGCTCGAACAGTTCGCCGCCTGCCCGTTCAAGTTTTTTGTCAATTCGGGAATGCGGGCCGAGGAGCGCAAGTTGTTCGAGGTGGACGCGCGCGAACGCGGGAGTTTCCAGCATGAAGTCCTCGCCCGCTTTCATGAGGCGGTGCGCGCTCAGAACAGGGAATGGCGTGACCTCTCGCCACAGGAATCCAGCGATCTAATCGGAAGAATCGCCGAAGAACTTGCCGCCGACTTTCGCGACGGTTTGTTTAAAGTGGATGACAAGAGTCTGTTCACGGCCCAGGCTCTCACCGTTGCGTTGCAAAAGTTCATCAGCACCATCATCGCATGGATGCAGCACTACGAGTTTAATCCGCGCGCGGTGGAACTGGCGTTTGGCGAGAGCGGCGCGCCGTTGCCGGCCTGGGAAATCGATTTGGGCGACGGACATCGCATGGCGTTTCGGGGAAAGATCGATCGCGTGGATTTGGCCGTGAATCGTGAGCGCGACGAAGCGTTGTGCGTGGTGATGGATTACAAATCCGGCGCGAAGAAAATCGATCCGGTGTTGTTGGCAAACGGCATCCAAATCCAATTGCCGGCTTATCTGGCTGCGCTGCGTCAACTGGCTGATCCGCGACCGGTCTTCGGCGTCGCGCGTTTGATTCCGGCGGGCGTGTTCTATGTGAATCTGCGAGGACAGTATGAGCGCGGCCAGTCGCGGCGCGAAGTGTTGGAAGCTGCGGACGCGGCCCGTCAGCGCGCCTACCGACACGCGGGCCGATTCAGTCTGGATGCGCTGCCGCTGCTCGACCGCGGTTACCGCGAGAAACCCAGCGGCCAGTTCAATTTCAAACTGAAGAAGGACAACCAATCGAGCAAACAGATCAAAGATTTGCTCGAAGCTGGCGAATTCTCCGCGTTGCTAGACGGAGTGGAAGAACAACTCCGCGCAATGGGCCAGAAGATTTTCGAGGGCGTCGCCGAAGTGAAACCGTACCGTAAGGGCAGCGAAACCGCGTGCGATCAGTGCGACTATCGCGCCATCTGCCGCATCGATCCGTGGACGGACGAGTTCCGCACGTTGAGGCTGTCGGAAATGTGA
- a CDS encoding 1-acyl-sn-glycerol-3-phosphate acyltransferase, with amino-acid sequence MNALETSLTKLTRALIRVALGFYFSRIERFHAERAPAIGPVMFTANHPNSLTDAFVIGTSVPRKVHFVATAQLFRFKPLAWFLKQCGVIPINRVKDDPRAMRTVFDTFEACFRVLERDGAIVIFPEGITHDDPQLKTVKSGAARMVLELEHRHGGRLGLQIVPVGLTFSAKEIYRSKVLVNYGEPIRIAEFVGGYEERRKESINELTAEIEQRIQSLMLHLPKLEQARVIEAVKRLYLDRLRLGNLIVKEPISPRAEELLLTQAIADAVEYTQRTQPERLTAFIQKLDRYEGWLKRLKLSDEAIELFADRKNLIGHEFAWALMAVLGAPVALYGWAHRLLPAAVVRWAVNHFIKREHRKSPASTTAIISGIVSFGVIYSFYVWLIHRWLGWPVSLWFALSLPVTGLIAHYYLRELRRLAAGLRITMIFFRLPIVTRRLLGMRSALIAEIESLRTEYRLTLQPTSGS; translated from the coding sequence GTGAATGCGCTCGAAACCAGTCTCACCAAGTTGACCCGCGCGCTGATCCGCGTGGCGCTCGGTTTTTATTTCAGTCGCATCGAGCGTTTTCACGCGGAGCGTGCTCCCGCGATTGGGCCAGTCATGTTCACCGCCAACCATCCGAATTCGTTGACCGACGCCTTTGTGATCGGCACGTCCGTTCCGCGCAAAGTTCATTTCGTCGCCACCGCGCAACTGTTCCGGTTCAAACCGCTGGCGTGGTTTTTGAAACAATGCGGTGTGATTCCGATCAACCGCGTCAAGGACGACCCGCGAGCGATGCGGACGGTTTTCGACACTTTCGAGGCGTGCTTCCGCGTGCTCGAACGCGACGGCGCCATTGTCATTTTTCCCGAAGGCATCACTCACGACGATCCGCAACTCAAGACCGTCAAGAGCGGCGCCGCGCGGATGGTGCTGGAACTGGAGCATCGGCATGGCGGCAGACTGGGTCTGCAAATTGTGCCGGTGGGATTAACGTTTTCCGCCAAGGAGATTTATCGCAGTAAAGTGCTCGTGAATTATGGCGAGCCGATTCGCATCGCGGAATTCGTTGGCGGTTACGAGGAGCGACGGAAGGAATCCATCAATGAACTTACGGCGGAGATCGAACAGCGCATTCAGTCGCTCATGCTCCATTTACCAAAACTGGAGCAGGCCCGCGTCATCGAGGCCGTCAAGCGGCTCTACCTCGACCGGCTTCGGCTGGGAAATCTGATTGTCAAGGAGCCGATTTCGCCGCGCGCCGAGGAGTTGCTGTTGACCCAGGCGATTGCCGATGCGGTTGAATACACTCAGCGCACACAGCCGGAACGTCTGACGGCTTTTATTCAAAAGCTTGATCGCTACGAAGGGTGGCTCAAGCGGTTGAAACTCTCCGATGAAGCGATAGAACTTTTTGCGGATCGGAAGAATTTGATCGGGCATGAATTTGCCTGGGCATTGATGGCGGTGTTGGGAGCACCCGTGGCGCTGTATGGCTGGGCGCATCGGCTGTTGCCGGCGGCGGTGGTGCGCTGGGCCGTGAACCATTTCATCAAACGTGAGCACCGCAAGTCCCCGGCTTCGACAACCGCAATCATCTCAGGCATCGTCAGCTTTGGCGTCATTTACAGTTTTTACGTTTGGCTCATTCACCGCTGGCTTGGCTGGCCGGTGAGTTTGTGGTTCGCGTTATCGCTGCCGGTGACGGGATTGATCGCGCACTATTATTTGCGCGAACTGCGCCGGCTCGCCGCCGGTTTGCGGATCACGATGATTTTTTTCAGACTTCCGATTGTCACGCGACGGCTGTTGGGAATGCGCTCGGCGTTGATTGCGGAGATTGAATCGTTGCGGACTGAGTACCGCCTGACGTTGCAGCCAACGTCAGGCTCGTGA